DNA from Eulemur rufifrons isolate Redbay chromosome 4, OSU_ERuf_1, whole genome shotgun sequence:
AACGTGAGTCACGTCAGGATTAATGGTATTTCACACAGGTTGACACCCTGTAATTAGAAAACAGGACTTTCTCTAAGTCAACAAGTAATTCCATACTTAAAATTGGCTATGGAAACAAAACAGAGGAACTGTTGTTCTGCTGGAAAGATGTTCCAACACTTTcacaaaaagaactaaaagatGGCTTTATTTTAATTGTCATGGTTCTCTTATGACAAATAGTAGACTAGCTTTTTTGGGAGGGGGTCTAGATTCactattttggttatatttttagaTCAATgtaattacttctttttttatccACCACAAATTTCTGTTGTAACTATGAGATTgaaataactttataattttacttacACTAATTTTTCTTTGCAGGTGATATACTTAGCATAAAAAACTTCTTTGAAGGATGGCAGAAGTGGTTTTGATTGATCTCTTTGGTTTGAAGTTGAACTCTGAAAAGAACTGCCATCAGGCATTACTGAAGACATTGAATGCTGTCCAATACCACCATGCTGCCAAGGCCAAGTTCCTTTGTATAATGTGTTGCAGTAACATCAGCTGTGAAAGGGATGATGAACATGATAATTGTGAATTAGAAACAAGCAATGGATTATCAACTGTCTTGGGAGAATTTGAGACTGTTAGCAATCCCAGCATGGCTGCCTCTTTGTATACcattaaacaaaaaatagatgaaaaaaatctgaGCAGCATTAAGGTAATTGTACCTAGGCACAGGAAGACATTAATGAAAGCTTTTATTGATCAACTCTTCACTgatgtttataattttgaatttgaagATTTACAAATGACATTGAGGGAAGACCTTTTGAATCAATCCACTGAAATAAACATAATCACAACTCAAGAACTGAAAGAAATCCAGAATGAAATAGAAACGTATTTGAGAAGTCTGCCAGCACTGAAAGGAGAATTAACTATTATCACTTCTCCTTTGATCCCAGGTATATTAAATGctatttgttgtttttactgTGTACATGAAGATCCAGCCTTTCCTTAGAGGTTATTCACCTcttacttttctcctttcttttattgACTATTGTGGGCTTATTGCTCATTAGAATCAGTTGCAACATAGAGGTGTCATGGATGGCCTTGTGGTATCAGGGGTATCAAGGGATAACCTCTTCAAAGCCACCCTAAACAAATAAATTTGCTTTATGCAAATTAACCTTTAAGACAAacccccactgcccccagccctcaTTTACAATGAGATTTATGACCCTGAAAATCTATTTAGAAATTCTGAAACTTCAACTCATTGGCACCTTCATAGAAGAACGAAATTTAAAACAGTCAATCTTACTTCTTGGCTAAACAGTATTTATTGTGAGCTCTTTGCTGTTAGATATAACAGCATGGGACAGCTGGGACAGAAGATCCCTTAAAGAACAATAACGCCATAGGGAagttaaaacaaacacaaagcagAATTTAATAAGAACATCTTGAGGTACCAAATGCTGTCAAAATTAGAAGCCAGGTAAACAAGAGCAGGTTGAAGTGATCAGGGAAGATCTAATTGAGACACTGGGTTTTGTAATGCTTTATAGTCTTGTATAGCATCTTTTTAACCTTTACTACTTATCTTCAacagatattttcatacatgGATTTACTACAAGAACAGGTGGGATATCTTATATACCAACTCTTAGCTCATTCAATCTCTTCAGTAGTTCCAAACGGAGAGATCCCAAGGCAGTTGTTCAAGAAAATCTGCGTAGGTTGGCGAACGCTGCAGGATTTAATATGGAGAAATTTTACCGAATAAAGGTAagattttgctttatgttttggAAGATTTAAAGTATATTGTTGACTCTGCTAGTATTTACATGGACTTTAATTAAGCTATTTTACTTTTGCATCTcgtgttttatttaaaattttaggatAATGTTGTGGTTGTTTTTCTTAGATTTATACATCATAACCTAAAGGTCAATTCTATTATATATGTACAATAAGTTCTCACTTAACATCATTGAtaagttcttggaaactgcaactttaagcaaaatgacttataatgaaaccaattttactgtaggctaattgatataaacaagggttaagttcctacagcatatttctggtcacaaaacctcaccaaacttctaaataaagactatacatttctaatattaaacactaAAATAAATGGGAGCTATAcctacatttaagaaagattaataaaaacaagtaagataacaATTTACTcaattattccagttcagggttgcTGGAGCCTATCCCAGCAACTCAGGGCCCAACTGTGGACAGGACACCATTCCATCacagggcacacacacacacacacacacacacactcactcacatggGGACCATGTAGACATGCCAGTTCATCTAACATGCACATCTTTGGGttgtgggaggaaaccagagaaaAAAACCCATATAGACATGAGGAGAATGTACAAACTGCACCCAGACAGTGGCCTAAGtggggaaagaatttttttttttcctcaccaacGTTTTAACGAATTGATGTGGAATGAAATAACATTATTCAAGGATGTGCTGTATATTTCATCTGAAGTCCTCAATTCTAAAAGTATAgttaattctcagaaaatatAGGGCCACTTCTCTTTCTGATTTAGGAGGGTAAGTGAATGGTGGAATAGAAAGGCCATTATTTTCTAACTCAACACTAGGAGGAACTAGGGTCATAACTGATGACATAATGTCTTGTTCCTTACAGAATTCTAGCTTTACTTGAgtctaggaaaaataaaaatagcattaattTGGTAATTCACTTTCTTTAATAAGaaagttaaattttcattttgtggaAAGTGCTAGAAGGAGAGATTTATCCATCTACAGTGAAAAGTGTTCATGATGATAGActatattgaattttataatggtaaagcctgctttcctttgaataaaatatgcaaatattataatgccaaaagcttaaaaagttaaataagtaaatttggTATTTTACCATATGTACAAGTGGTGTATTTAATGAATGCCAGTAATCTTACACTGGTCATATAATTTTGTACTAAAATGAATACTTTCAGAAAAACTTATGGTAGGAGAAATCctactttcaaaacattttcattgaaCATCTTTGGTATTAATTAGACTGATCATGCCAATGACGTCTGGATTATGGGAAGGAAGGAGCCTGAATCTTATGATGGAATAACCACAAATCAGAGAGGAGTCACAATAGCAGCTCTTGGTGCTGACTGTATACCGATAGTTTTTGCAGATCCTGTCAAAAAAGCATGTGGAGTTGCTCACTCTGGTAAGTATACTTAATCAAGTGTTTAGGATTTTACTAATTTTATAGTacaggaaaaaattataatttttggtGGGCATGACAAACAGTTAATTACATTACATTGTGATAAATGTAATGATGGGGTAGGGCCAGCGTACTCTTATTATAGGGGCCGATAAAAGGAGTATCCAAGTCAAATTATATGAATCATACTAGAATTCTCAAAGAAGGCAGTACCTAGGTTGATTGCTGAGGAATTTGTTGGATTTGGCTAGGTACCAGTGTTTCTCAGCAAGGGTACCATTAACATTTTGGGCAAGGTAATCTTACATTACAGATTAAGTATATTTGACCCTCAAAATTCTTAATGTCAGTAGCACCTCCAGTTAtagtaaaaaccaaaacaaacaaacaaacaaaccaaacaacaacaacaaacacctCCATGCTTTTCAAAACACTCCCTAGGGCAGTGGTACTGCCTCTGGTTGAGAATCCTTGAAATCCAGGCAACAAGAAATAGGAATGTTAGGCATGTTGCAGGAAGGTGTTCACACAGATAAAACAGGTGTAAAGCTAGGGAGGTGAAAAAAAACAATATGTTTTGTAAACTACATTTAGTTTAACTAACTCAGTGTATTTAGCTGTAACCATTCTCTGAAGATAAGAGCAAAGAAGTATCTTTTGAATCTATATTGTGTTAAggttatggtattttattttctgaaggtcttttaaaatagtatttagaTTATCTAGTGGTTATGATTCTATAGGAAATGAGAGATGACCTTTAGAATTTTCTTCTACTTATAAATCTATGACTACTTTCCTTTTTagtccataggaaaaaaaaagaagaagctgaAGTAATGGAATTGCAGGAGAAATCAAGTTTACGAAAAGAAATTgtcaaaaagttatttaaaattttagtcttGGCTCTTGGATATAAAAGGGGAATATTATTTGTTACTTCTTGggctttaaaacatttattttaaaaatatccaagatAAAGCAGTCAAAATGAAGttataaatgtgaattttcaaCTCAATAAATTGACTTTGAAATAGAATATAATTAGGTACACTATATACTTGTTATTTTATCAGATATAAAAAGTGTAAAATCCTGTGggactaatttaataaaaatcatttaccagatgtgtatatgtgcatatacatttgCTGTAGGAAAAAAATCGAATAGGATGTAGAGGAATTATAGGTGAAGGGAGAATTAAGGAAGATCTCTGAGGAAGAGAGCTGCTCTTATCTCTAGGAAATCCCTGACAATATTTCTCTTTAGCTCAAAATACCTATATCTAGTTGCTTCCCTGTGAACATCACTGCCTACATATTCATAGGTGCCTCAAAATCATTGTGCCAAAaactcaatatttttttcctaaagcctTCTCTACCACTTAGGTTTCCTATTTTGATTATTAATATCCCACCTACTTACAGACCCAGCTAGAAACTTGATCTTTTCATTCTGTTCTTCCCATAGCCACATATCCAGTGGGTTACCAGTGGAGGTTGGACCTGTAACCTAAGTACTTTTTGCTTTGGTCATCTCCTCCCTTTATATGGAAAGATTGATCTCTTTGCCTGAGTGCCTAGCTTTAGAAGGGTATGTGTATGGAGTGCTGAGGGAAGCAGTAAAGGAACTCCTTATTGGCCAAGCACATCAGCTGAATCAAACTCAGATATAGGGAATAAAGGAGAAATGGAATATTCTTAGCTTTCTGTCTTTGGCAACTAGATGGGAGCAGAAGTAAGGAAAATGATTTTATCTTGGAACTCCATGGGATCCAGTGCAGTGGAGACAAAACTAGCAAGGGAATGATAGGCTAGACAAATGGGAAGGGTATGAAAGTGGACTATTAATTGAAACATAACAGATATATTTTAGTGTAAAAAGTGAGGgagagatgaaaactacaaaacattgctgaaagaaattaaaaaagacacaaatagatgAAGAGAAATCCCATGTTAATGGattggaaattagaaaaatacaaatcaaaaccacaaggagatatttCCTCACATCCATTAAGATGACTAATagtaaaaaaatctcagaaaatagTAAGTGTTGTTGAGGAAGTAGAGATATTTGAACACTGGAGTACGGTTGGTGGGAATCTGAAATAGTGTAGCCACTaaagaaaacagtatggtgattcctcaaaaatttataaatagaattaccatatgatccagcaatttcccttgtgggtatatatccaaaagaattaaaagcaggaattcaaaaagatatttgcacacccatgttgaTAACAGCATTCAccatagccaaaaggtggaaacaacccaagtgttcattgatagatgaatggataagcaaaatatagcatatataatacatacaatggaatattatacagccttaaaaaggcaggaaattcCAACACATGCTTATaatatagatgaaccttgaggacattaggttaagcgaaataagccagtcacaaaaaaccaAATACTATATTGATTTCGCTTATATAGGGTCCCTATAGTAATCAAATTCATGGGAACTAGATgaagaatggtagttgccaggggctgagaaaaaggagaaacaggGAGTTATTGTTTAGTAGTTATAGAGTTTcaattttataagatgaaaacattctggagattggttgtacaacaatATGAATTTAACACTTttgaactatatacttaaaacagtcaaaatggtaaattttatgtgtttttttatcacagttttttaaaatatgaaaaataaaagtgagagagagagaacattaaGAAGCTATAATCCCATTGGAAACCATAAGTATAGGACAtctttaaaaggaagagaaaggaaactcCTATTAAATGTGTCTTCTGTGTCAGATGCTTTGTATAATATATCTCATTTAAAAGCTACGCTATAATGTAATAATTTTGtggttcatttattatttctggactttgaaaaatatacaaactaaGTCTGCTCATTTTTACCTTTGACATAAATTCAGTTGAAGTTCTGTTATATTTTAACTTTCCTTATCTCTTTTTGTTCCTATTTACCAGGTTGGAAAGGTACTTTGTTAGGTGTTGCTATGGCTACAGTGAATGCTATGATAGCAGAATATGGCTGCAGTTTGGAGGACATTGTTGTTGTACTTGGACCATCAGTAGGACCTTGCTGTTTTACTCTTCCAAAGGAATCAGCAAAGGTATTCCATAATCTTCATCCTGCATGTGTACGACTGTTTGACTCACCAGATCCCTATGTTGACATCCGTAAAGCTACCAGGTATGTTTGATTTCATTCTGGAACTGCAAGTTTGGTTTTTGCTATTgccttaaaatgaaaattattttagagaacAATTAGTAACATTAAGAAAAATTCAGGTGGCAATTATTTAAGTAGCtgacatatacatgtacacaaaaactcattttaaatatgaactCTATTTTCATTTAAGTTTGAATAACACAAATTTTCCTGTCTGGTATCTCTTATTGATTTAAAAGTGAAGGAAGAAACACTGGGATTTAGTTTTAAGAGATCTACTTAAACTTCATATAGAAAAGTTGGCGTGTACTTTACTTCACAACCATTCCTCAGCTAAATTCTCCTAAATGTAATAAACTATCAGGAaactgatattttgaaattattcttaTTCTCTGATTAACTAGAAGAATATATTTCTTAGGAAAATATTAGATAATATAAACATAGGatcattttcaagattttttacaATTTCTTGCATTTTTCAATCTATGAAGTTTTGCTATTAGTATCTGTTGAAAATTGTTTGCCATTACTACAAAGGAAAATTGATGTTTGAtttaaatcatgtttttattCCAGTCAGCAAAATTTTACCCAGATTCAGCCTCATTTAGTACATAAGTAGAAAGGTTGAAATTGATTCTTATATGTGACTCGTGGAATTAGGTATCACTAATTTGTAGTCATATTTCATATCATGAAGTGTTTATGGAGAAGCAAGTTTTCTGTGAAAAAAATTGGTtagtagaaagaaatgagatgGAGGACCAGATGACTAAAAAGTACACTCTGTCTGAACCAAATGAATTTTGTCTGGTATCCTGGTAACTTTAGAAGTTTCTTCAAAAATAAGTACTTGATTTTTACTATAAAATTCTGAAACCAAATCATGTCTGCAGGACAATATGGAAGGCTGTACAGTTCATATATGAACTTAGGTGATAAATGGTGATAAAGTTAACCTTTTTCTGACTAGTCCATGTTCTGTAAGTGAGTAAGAATTTGCATTATTCCAAGAAGATCTTTCCCAGAACTCTTTCATACCAATATCCATACTTTTTtcatattgctttggctattggtAAAATAAGCTCTTGCTCTCTTTTGACAAATCTTTATCCTAAGGATTCTTCTAGAACGGGGAGGAATTCTTCCACAGAATATTCAGGACCAGAACCAAGATCTCAACCTCTGTACATCCTGCCATCCTGACAAGTTTTTCTCTCATGTCCGAGATGGCCTTAATTTTGGTACACAGATTGGCTTCATATCAATTAGAGAATGAGGTACAGTtggttctctcttctctttctagtctctttctctgtctcttgtccccctcaccctctctccctccttttctcctttttcctctttcagtctttccctcccttcattttttaaaataattaattatatttaactttattcctttattcctaTAGGAAGAattaagttttatgttttaagcAATGTAATAGTGGTAGACAAGTTCGTTTTCAGTAACATATTCAATTATAAAGAATAGCCACTCCTTTTTTGAGTTAATGAGGAATAATCAGGGTGGCTTATGTTAAaggtatgaaaataaaataatttaatctttaaaaagtcctgtatttatattctttatctcTGCTATGTACTTGATATCTGTAAATTTACTATCATAACAATCTtacagctttcatttttttaagaagaaatctTTGCATAAATATTCTAATTCTAGAATAATAAGTAATCTTCACATATACAAACTGGCTTAGTTTTCAACTAGCTTTCCAACTGATTACCTATAGCTGGAGTtgatcaaattttcttttaagggccaggtagtaaatattttaggctttgtgggacaTACAGTATCTGtctcaactactcaactctgccattgtagagCAAAAACAGACTGATAATACAGAAATGAGTGAGTAtatctgtgttccaataaaactttatttacaaaacaaaaaaagatgagcaGCTAGATTTGGCCTAtaggctatagtttgctgacaCCTGATCTACAGTTATAGAACTAGATTGTGAGTGTACTTtcattaaaatagtatttatggAGGTGGTTTTGTGagagctatacaaaaatatttcatgatagtGATTTAGCACTATCCCTTTAGCATATATGTAATTTTCCTGAAGGTTGCTTTTAACTAAATGAGTATTATTTTCAGTCTTTACAGTATCTCTAGTTCTTTAACAtgcaaaaacctataatagaCTTTATGATTCTTACCTTTATATTCTCTTAGCACTAATAAGGGTCTCATATTtgatttctatgtattttacaGGTACTTGACTGGATTCTTGCATAAATAttccctgcctccttccaaaCTGACTGCAAGAGAGAAATTTAGCTGTTCGATTTATTTAAAACCAAGAGGATTACAATGGATAATTTATCTGTAggttatatttttactattatgcAAAGCCaaatgattttcatttaattctaataaTAACTGATGAAAAAATCAGTGTGATATCATTTTACAATatatgttttatagatgaagattaTTCTTAAGATTTGTCCTCCCTATTTTTACATAATCAAGAATAGGTTTGTTCAgttcagtatttattgagcatcctcTATTTGTCAGGCTGTGTTAAGCACAGGTGAATCAAAATGAATTTTCCCTTTGAGTCTGATGTAGGGGAGGAGATCAACACTTCTACAATTTTAATAGCAGTAGAAGAGTACAGAAGGAGTAGGGGTTAATTTTGCCCATAAGGCAGGATAGAGAAGTTATTACAGAGAATCCCATATCACATGGGCCCAAAAGATGTATAGACTTTTGACAAATGAGGAACAACCATAACAGGTAGAGGGAATACCATGAACCAGGGCATGAAACTGAAAGTACATAACATGTTATAGAGAGAGAAGGCTGTAGGCAGGTGTTAGGACCAGAACAACAGTTTGTAAACAGATTAGTAAGGGTCTTAAATGCCATGTCAAAGAGTTTGGAGTTTATTTTGCAGGCGATGAATAggcatcaaaaaaaaaagtaggagagTGTGTTCATTTCCTTGGCATCATATTTAACTAGATAGATTCAAATTGTGTGAGACCAAAGCAGAAAGACTAGATAAGAGGTGGTcgaaatatttcaaaaaagaaataatgaaaatctaGTGAACGCAGTGgaaattaaaatggagataaaagtaAATGGATTAGAGAGACATTTCAGAGATAGAATCAATAATCCTATTACTAGATAATGGAAGTAAAAGGTAAGGAAGAGTGGAGAAGTCATTGATGACTGCAAGATTTCTGCTTGGCTAACTACCAAGAGTGGCAATAAAGGGAGGGAGGCAGTTTGGGACAAGGGAGAAGGATAATGAGTTCCACTTGACACAGAATGAAGTGCATTCAGATGGAAATATTTGGTCAACAGTTAGAAATACAGACCTAGAACTTGGGAGGGAGCCTGAGACAAAGTCACACATTTGTACGTTGGGTATGCAGAGATAATGCTTGATTCTATTGGAGCAAGTTGGATAATCTAGGCAGAAATTAGGGTGAGACAAAAGAAGATCCAAGGATGAAACCTCATATAGCACCTACATTTGAAGAATAAGAAGCTAAACAAGTAAGTCAactgaagtaagaaaaaaaataaggtataGTTGTTTAGTGGAAGTCAGCGTAGGTGTGAGAAGTACTCAAAAGGAAATCTTCAGGGTTAAAATAAAGTGAGAACTGAGAAGAAACCAATGGCTTAACTGTATTGAAGCTATTCTATAGGCAGGCAGTGGTGGCAGAGTCAGATTTCAGTGCATCGAGGAAGAGGGTATATAAAATGTCGACTCTTCTTCAACAGTATTTATTAGAGAAGAGAAAAGTCTGGGGATTGTATCTTGAAGGAAGCAAGTTTTTTTGTGGATGAATGGTTTTGAGTATGTTTGTAAGCTAAAAAGAGTTAAGCTACTTTTCATTTAGGAAAAATGGTATATTTGTTAATGTAAGTTGTTACATTgcatcttaaaaatttatttcatacatgtattttctatatgtatatgcAGTAAAATAACAGCAGATAACACTTTTTGGTATTTACAAAGGACTTTCATGTACCTTACCTCACTTTACCTTTATGGCTACTCTGAAATACATAGGTCAGATTTACCCCtttatttttagatgagaaaactgagcctcacTGTGGTGGAAGTCAAAGTCACATAACCTGTGATGAATTAAGATTTGAACATACACATATTATGACTACAGATCTGCTTTCAGATTTTACAGCTAGTGAAAActatctaaattatatttttatattaattttttgttaacatcatttattcatatattcagtCAGAATTTTGTTGAGGTACTGggataagttaaaaaatatatagttgtaGCCTTCAAGATGTTTAATATCCAGTGAAAAGTGACAGTCAATAAACCAGCAATCTCAATACTGTGTGTTGTGAGGTTGCCACAATCTTTTACCTTGTTTACTTTAATTCTCTGCATTCCCATAGCTTGGTgtgcaatttaaataaaataccttaTTCCTTCTAATTCAGGGAAGGCATTAAACACAAATCATACGATAGAAATTTTGAACTCatgcaaaatattcttttttgtaatGATAACAATAAAGATTAAGGAATACTTTCACATATTAACAAAAGGTTGATAATTTTCTGATTCTCCactgtatattattttgtttgaacTTTATAAATTTACAGAGTGTTAGGCAGATATATTACACTTTATGTACCACAACAttctaaaaccaaataaaaagtatttttgattatttatgaTTTTAGATTATCTGTGCCAAAGTATATAATGAAAAGTTGTCTCTTTATTGTTTTGCTGAGTGAAAAGTATTGATTcagtaactcagaaacagaacTACTACGTTATTAAATAATCATATCTTACTTGCTTCTAACACACTTGTCACTCTGAAGCATTTGTATATAGGTTTCTTGAACTTTTGGAATACAAGAACAATGATGATTTCTAGTAAGTtaaggtttgttttttaatctaagCACTGCTACTCACTACACAGAGGAACTATTCtttgctattttattaataagagacatttaagtttataaataaaatgagggtTCATAACATGACTTTTTAGAAGTACTAACTATCAAACTAAAATTACTGGACCATTTAtctaattctaattttaaattgtgaagaataaaaatatgctatCCTCCAGTGCTTTACAAAACAGATGAAATGATCTCACCACTAAGAGGCAGAATTTCTACAAGTAGCTCGCTCTGTTTTTTGGTGTAAAGTTAATCTCTGTATTTATGTGTACCAAAAAATGGGCATTTAAAGTTAGTGAATTTATTGCTGTTACTTTAGGCACAGCATATGGCAGCTCAGGTAGATGAAAGCATTTAGGAACCTTCACCCACCTCGATCTCACTTCTATCGAATCTCTAGTAACTGCTTTTCTGTAAGTACACTCATGGGAGAAACTCAGAAAAGCTTATTCTGTGTcacatgacaaaaaataaataatagccaTGTATTCAGAAGCTGGAATAAAAGATAACAGTAACCATATgagttatattattttatatctcaaAGTGGGATTTGATATTTGTTTTCACTTGGTTGCCCTAAAGTTATATATATGCTATATCCATCATTTTAGTGAAAAAGCCATCTGTTATCAGttatctgtgtgtttgtgtgtgtatgcaaggGCCTGTTATGTATGTGCTAACTGgtgaaaaagaaatatgtgtgtgttaaaTATGATATATAGCGCCTTTGCCCTAGCTAATATAAACTCACACATACAAAACACATTGGATGCAGTGGAATCATAGATTTCTTCctttaacttttttataaattGTGCAATAAAGAATTAGAAGCGTGGTTCATATGCCTACTAGATGTGCTTATGGGAACCCTGGTCTAGGTCATGTACACTTCCATTTTAAGCAGTGTTTTTAAACTTACTTGTGATTTTAAAGATTAGGCAGCTGCTATAAGCAGTGCATTGTTCTGTGCTAGGTCATtgcttaatgaagaaaaaagaaatctgccaGTACTACTTTTTCCAGATAAACACATTTAGTTTGAAGTCACAGTGATTACATGTCAGCTGTGTTGAGACAAACTTTTCATACTCTCCTTAGATGCATTTTCTttgcagagaaagaaatgcttacatCACATTCCATATGACCTTGTGCCAAGTGCCTGAGTTGAACTATATCCCTTCTGTATTTGGAGcaggctttttgttttatttagttctcAGAAGGCTGGGGTGTCCAGTTACTctattttattaaacaattaaaatttccaGCAGGCTCAGTAGCTCAAAATGCCACCTTACTTTCTAACCATAAAAAAGTACTAATCTCATGagaaacatttatagaaaataaatctgtTCATGGTAACAAATCTATTTGTTTTTGATatccttcattttcttaattctgCTTAACACATTGCTTTAGTTTACATCTCACTATGCTTCCCTATTCCTTAATATCCTTAAGCACACGTATACCTGATATTTCATATTCATAGGGTAAATTCAttctttgaattttctacatttatattCGTATCCAGATTTGACCATATGGTTATCTGTTGGACCTATTCTATGGTTTCTCAAATACAGCATCCTCCAAACTTAACATCTTCCCTTCAAAACCTCCTCACTTCTGGTGTTCTGTCTCATAGGATAAAATCATGCAGGTGCCCAGACAGAAACTCTGGAGTGTTTCTGAAtgcctctctttccttccccccttcccttcccacacTACTGACTTTTTGTATCTACCATCTGTTCCCATGTCTTTATCTCAACTG
Protein-coding regions in this window:
- the LACC1 gene encoding purine nucleoside phosphorylase LACC1, with the translated sequence MAEVVLIDLFGLKLNSEKNCHQALLKTLNAVQYHHAAKAKFLCIMCCSNISCERDDEHDNCELETSNGLSTVLGEFETVSNPSMAASLYTIKQKIDEKNLSSIKVIVPRHRKTLMKAFIDQLFTDVYNFEFEDLQMTLREDLLNQSTEINIITTQELKEIQNEIETYLRSLPALKGELTIITSPLIPDIFIHGFTTRTGGISYIPTLSSFNLFSSSKRRDPKAVVQENLRRLANAAGFNMEKFYRIKTDHANDVWIMGRKEPESYDGITTNQRGVTIAALGADCIPIVFADPVKKACGVAHSGWKGTLLGVAMATVNAMIAEYGCSLEDIVVVLGPSVGPCCFTLPKESAKVFHNLHPACVRLFDSPDPYVDIRKATRILLERGGILPQNIQDQNQDLNLCTSCHPDKFFSHVRDGLNFGTQIGFISIRE